One window of the Tetragenococcus koreensis genome contains the following:
- the rpmG gene encoding 50S ribosomal protein L33, whose protein sequence is MSGKKAGLACSVCGSRNYTKSTSEGKSGQRLETKKYCKYCNKHTLHKETK, encoded by the coding sequence ATGAGCGGGAAAAAAGCAGGACTTGCTTGTTCAGTATGTGGCTCACGTAATTATACAAAGTCAACCAGTGAAGGAAAAAGTGGACAACGGTTAGAAACCAAAAAATATTGTAAGTATTGCAATAAACACACGTTACATAAAGAAACTAAATAA
- the secE gene encoding preprotein translocase subunit SecE produces the protein MKFLRSVKDEMKKVTWPSGKRLRRDTLVVIEMSLIFTVLFYIMDTGIQTLFAWILQ, from the coding sequence ATGAAATTTCTACGCAGTGTAAAAGATGAAATGAAAAAAGTGACTTGGCCAAGCGGCAAACGATTGCGCAGAGACACACTTGTAGTTATCGAAATGTCTTTAATTTTTACTGTCCTTTTTTACATTATGGATACAGGTATTCAAACTTTATTTGCTTGGATACTACAATAG
- the nusG gene encoding transcription termination/antitermination protein NusG: protein MESFEKRWYVLHTYSGYENRVKINLESRAQSMKMDDYIFRVVVPEEKETEVKNGKEKEVVHKTFPGYVLVEMVMTDESWYIVRNTPGVTGFVGSHGAGSKPAPLLPEEINSILHSLGMSTRTVELKVENGETVKIIEGAFSGLEGQVAEIDEEKQKLKVNIDMFGRETSTELDFDQVDKID, encoded by the coding sequence ATGGAATCTTTTGAAAAAAGATGGTATGTGCTTCATACGTATTCTGGTTACGAAAATAGAGTAAAAATTAACTTAGAATCACGGGCACAGAGTATGAAAATGGACGATTACATTTTTCGTGTAGTTGTACCAGAAGAAAAAGAAACAGAAGTCAAAAATGGAAAAGAAAAAGAAGTTGTCCATAAAACATTTCCAGGTTATGTACTAGTTGAAATGGTAATGACCGATGAATCTTGGTATATCGTACGAAATACACCTGGTGTAACAGGCTTTGTGGGTTCCCATGGAGCAGGAAGTAAGCCAGCGCCACTATTACCTGAAGAAATTAACTCGATTTTACATTCACTTGGCATGAGCACCAGAACTGTTGAATTGAAAGTTGAAAACGGGGAAACTGTGAAGATTATTGAAGGAGCTTTTTCTGGCTTGGAAGGTCAAGTAGCAGAAATTGATGAAGAAAAACAAAAATTAAAAGTAAATATTGATATGTTCGGCCGTGAAACGAGTACCGAACTTGATTTTGATCAAGTAGATAAAATTGATTAA
- a CDS encoding alpha/beta fold hydrolase: MKKVLFSISLVLAFLLVGCQSSNGAQAQQESQTSDSGTTTTTTNKTKSTEHSEPALKKSATPTLFIHGYQGTTNSFKSMINHMEQENVAQREMVVTVHPDGSLDTQGELSGEKTNPIIQVIFEDNVSDEWNQTEWIKNTLSFLKDTYQIDKVNLVGHSMGGVSSYRYMGNYSQEDTLPKIENFVALGAPFNDFINTSDHQSLEDLLTDGPDSVGERYQDFEALTPQISKDTPILLIAGQLNKTEYTDGTVPLSSALSIYSLLKANGFDVDYSVVHGQNARHSMLHENGQINQQIAQFLWE; the protein is encoded by the coding sequence ATGAAAAAAGTTTTGTTTTCCATTAGCTTGGTATTGGCTTTCTTGTTAGTCGGCTGCCAAAGCTCAAATGGCGCTCAAGCGCAACAAGAATCGCAAACTAGTGACTCTGGTACTACTACAACTACCACTAATAAAACCAAGTCAACTGAACATTCAGAGCCAGCACTAAAAAAATCAGCAACACCTACATTATTTATTCACGGCTACCAAGGAACCACAAATTCCTTTAAATCGATGATTAATCATATGGAACAAGAAAATGTCGCCCAACGTGAAATGGTCGTGACCGTCCATCCAGATGGCTCGCTAGACACGCAGGGAGAATTAAGCGGTGAAAAAACAAATCCCATTATACAAGTCATTTTTGAAGATAACGTAAGCGATGAATGGAACCAAACTGAGTGGATTAAAAATACGCTAAGTTTCTTAAAAGATACCTATCAAATAGATAAAGTTAACTTAGTGGGTCACTCAATGGGCGGCGTTAGTTCATATAGATATATGGGAAATTATAGTCAAGAAGATACCTTACCAAAAATTGAAAATTTTGTTGCATTAGGTGCTCCTTTTAACGATTTCATTAACACAAGCGACCATCAATCACTTGAAGATTTATTAACAGATGGTCCAGATAGCGTTGGTGAAAGATATCAAGATTTTGAAGCATTGACGCCGCAAATTTCAAAGGATACACCCATTTTATTGATTGCAGGGCAATTAAACAAAACAGAGTACACTGACGGTACGGTGCCTTTATCTAGTGCCTTATCAATTTATTCGCTATTAAAAGCAAATGGGTTTGATGTGGATTACTCTGTTGTTCATGGCCAAAATGCACGCCATAGCATGCTCCATGAAAATGGCCAGATTAATCAGCAGATTGCACAATTCTTATGGGAATAA
- the rplK gene encoding 50S ribosomal protein L11, with protein sequence MAKKVEKIVKLQIPAGKATPAPPVGPALGQAGINIMGFTKEFNARTADQAGMIIPVVISVYEDRSFTFVTKTPPAAVLLKKAANVDKGSGEPNKNKVAKVSSDQVKEIAETKMEDLNAADVESAMRMVEGTARSMGITVE encoded by the coding sequence GTGGCAAAGAAAGTTGAAAAAATCGTCAAATTGCAAATTCCTGCAGGTAAAGCAACACCAGCTCCACCAGTAGGTCCAGCATTAGGACAAGCAGGAATTAACATTATGGGTTTTACCAAAGAATTTAACGCTCGTACAGCTGATCAAGCAGGTATGATTATTCCAGTTGTGATCTCTGTATATGAAGATCGTTCATTTACCTTTGTTACTAAAACACCACCTGCTGCAGTATTGTTGAAAAAAGCAGCAAATGTTGATAAAGGCTCAGGCGAACCAAACAAAAACAAAGTAGCTAAAGTTAGCAGCGACCAAGTAAAAGAAATCGCTGAAACGAAAATGGAAGACCTAAACGCAGCAGACGTTGAATCAGCTATGCGCATGGTTGAAGGAACTGCGCGAAGCATGGGGATTACTGTAGAATAA
- the rplA gene encoding 50S ribosomal protein L1, translating into MAKKSKKMQAALEKVDTTKAYSVEDAVALAKDTNIAKFDATLEVAYRLNVDPKKADQQIRGAVVLPNGTGKTQTVLVFAKGDKAKEAEEAGADYVGEGDLADKIQGGWFDFDVVVATPDMMAQVGKLGRVLGPKGLMPNPKTGTVTMDVAKAVEEVKAGKVTYRVDRNGNIHVPIGKASFDNEQLVENFKTIHDVVEKAKPSASKGIYMQNITVTTTFGPGIHVDASSF; encoded by the coding sequence ATGGCTAAAAAAAGCAAAAAAATGCAAGCAGCATTAGAAAAAGTTGATACAACAAAAGCTTATTCAGTTGAAGACGCTGTAGCATTGGCAAAAGATACAAATATTGCAAAATTTGATGCAACACTTGAAGTTGCTTATCGTTTAAATGTTGATCCCAAAAAAGCTGATCAACAAATTCGCGGAGCAGTTGTTTTGCCAAATGGTACTGGAAAAACACAAACTGTTTTAGTATTTGCTAAAGGCGATAAAGCAAAAGAAGCTGAAGAAGCTGGCGCTGATTACGTTGGCGAAGGCGACTTAGCTGATAAAATTCAAGGCGGCTGGTTTGACTTTGACGTTGTAGTAGCAACGCCAGATATGATGGCACAAGTTGGGAAATTAGGCCGTGTCTTAGGCCCTAAAGGCTTAATGCCAAACCCTAAAACAGGAACTGTTACTATGGATGTAGCAAAAGCTGTTGAAGAAGTCAAAGCAGGTAAAGTTACTTATCGTGTGGACCGTAATGGAAACATTCATGTTCCAATCGGAAAAGCATCATTTGATAATGAACAACTAGTAGAAAACTTCAAAACAATTCATGATGTAGTAGAAAAAGCTAAACCATCAGCATCCAAAGGTATTTACATGCAAAATATCACTGTAACAACAACGTTTGGCCCTGGTATTCATGTAGATGCATCATCATTTTAA
- the rplJ gene encoding 50S ribosomal protein L10, whose translation MSEAAIAKKAEIVTQVAQQFNAAESVVFVDYRGLTVDEDTRLRKQLRDEKVEMHVIKNSILVRAAKEAGLDGLEEVFTGPTAVAFSNDDVVAPAKIIDEFSKEAKALEIKGGVIESRVATLDEVKSLAKLPDREGLLSMLLSVLQAPVRNVAYGLNAVIEKNEEDAA comes from the coding sequence ATGAGTGAAGCAGCTATTGCAAAAAAAGCAGAAATCGTTACCCAAGTTGCACAACAATTCAATGCAGCTGAATCAGTTGTATTTGTGGATTATCGTGGCTTGACGGTAGATGAAGATACACGTTTACGTAAACAATTGCGTGACGAAAAAGTTGAAATGCACGTAATTAAAAATTCTATTCTTGTCCGTGCAGCTAAAGAAGCTGGTTTAGACGGATTAGAAGAAGTTTTTACAGGACCAACAGCAGTTGCTTTTAGTAATGACGATGTAGTTGCTCCGGCGAAAATTATCGATGAATTTTCAAAAGAAGCAAAAGCGTTAGAGATTAAGGGCGGCGTTATTGAAAGTAGAGTTGCTACATTGGATGAAGTTAAATCTTTGGCAAAACTGCCAGACCGCGAAGGACTTCTATCAATGTTGTTATCTGTATTGCAAGCTCCTGTACGCAACGTGGCTTACGGACTTAATGCAGTTATTGAAAAGAACGAAGAAGATGCTGCTTAA
- the rplL gene encoding 50S ribosomal protein L7/L12: MALNVENIVEEIKGATILELNDLVKAIEEEFGVSAAAPVAAASAGESEEAEEQTEFTVELSDVGGQKVKVIKAVREATGLGLKEAKAVVDGAPAPVKEGVSKEEADSLKAALEEAGASVEVK, from the coding sequence ATGGCATTAAATGTTGAAAACATTGTCGAAGAAATAAAAGGTGCGACAATTTTAGAATTAAATGATTTAGTTAAAGCTATTGAAGAAGAATTTGGTGTATCTGCTGCAGCACCAGTTGCAGCTGCTTCTGCTGGTGAAAGTGAAGAAGCTGAAGAACAAACTGAATTTACTGTAGAACTTAGTGATGTTGGCGGACAAAAAGTGAAAGTCATCAAAGCAGTACGTGAAGCAACTGGCCTAGGCTTGAAAGAAGCTAAAGCTGTTGTTGATGGCGCTCCTGCACCAGTTAAAGAAGGCGTATCTAAAGAAGAAGCTGATAGTTTGAAAGCTGCTTTAGAAGAAGCTGGCGCTTCTGTAGAAGTAAAATAG
- a CDS encoding NAD(P)-dependent oxidoreductase, translated as MKIAVVAANGKAGKLITNEAVKRNHDVTAIVRHKNQTEAPQVLQKDLYDLTAQDLKSFDIVVDAFGVWDPADMDLHESSLMHLVDCLSGTNTQLFIVGGAGSLYVDAEHKKQLKDTPDFPKEARPVAVGMGKALERLKDRSDVQWIYVSPAASFESDGVKTDDYTIASNEYVENNEGESKISYSDYATGFVDAIESGKYNQVQISIYQN; from the coding sequence ATGAAAATCGCAGTTGTAGCAGCAAACGGTAAAGCAGGAAAATTAATTACAAATGAAGCTGTCAAACGTAACCATGACGTGACCGCGATTGTACGCCATAAAAATCAAACAGAGGCTCCACAAGTTTTACAAAAAGATCTTTATGATTTAACAGCTCAAGATTTAAAAAGTTTTGATATAGTGGTCGATGCTTTTGGTGTTTGGGACCCTGCAGATATGGATTTACATGAAAGCTCGCTGATGCACTTAGTAGATTGCCTGAGTGGTACGAACACCCAATTATTTATTGTAGGTGGTGCTGGCAGTTTATATGTAGATGCTGAACATAAAAAACAATTGAAAGATACCCCTGATTTTCCCAAAGAAGCACGACCGGTCGCAGTTGGAATGGGTAAAGCTTTAGAACGTTTAAAAGATCGTAGTGATGTGCAATGGATTTATGTTAGCCCAGCGGCAAGTTTTGAATCTGATGGAGTAAAGACAGACGATTATACGATTGCTAGTAACGAGTATGTGGAAAACAATGAAGGTGAAAGTAAGATTAGCTATAGTGATTACGCTACTGGTTTTGTCGATGCGATCGAGTCAGGAAAATATAACCAAGTGCAAATTTCTATTTATCAAAATTAA
- a CDS encoding PTS transporter subunit EIIC: MNTVFNFLENKLMPPLNKLANLRVIQAIMQAGVVTVPFTIVGSIFLIINNLPQIIPPLAPFFEQTVLKLSPLYSVVTTMSIDSIAIFYALATAFYLTESYRQDTAKQMSSFVGAILGLFAFLLTIVQVDIQNGQAQLLQNNAEESIIYNGVALDSWVTRFSGVGIFIGILTAILAVQIYRLCIVKNITIRMPEGVPDGVSKAFASLIPAIFIAFTMVIINGILAFFHTDLHAILTQPFEFVKGLTGSWLGIVVIMLLIHLLWVVGVHGTAIIKNSFINPILLVALTENINGANNIFAGDFVNMYIFLGGAGSTLGLVLLMVFNAKSDQLKVLGKAAILPGLFNINEPVIFGAPIVYNPYLMIPFILTPIINVTISYFAASVGLVNKIISGIPWISPVGMGAFLGTGGDFRGVLIAFINLAVSILIYYPFFKMYDNKLYAQQQK; encoded by the coding sequence ATGAATACAGTGTTTAACTTTCTAGAAAACAAACTTATGCCACCGCTAAATAAGCTAGCTAACTTGCGCGTTATACAAGCGATCATGCAAGCTGGGGTGGTAACCGTCCCATTTACTATCGTTGGCTCAATTTTTTTAATTATTAATAATTTACCACAAATTATTCCTCCATTAGCGCCGTTTTTTGAGCAAACGGTGCTGAAGTTGTCCCCGCTTTACAGCGTGGTTACAACAATGTCGATTGACTCGATTGCAATATTTTATGCTTTGGCTACGGCTTTTTATTTAACGGAAAGCTATCGTCAAGATACTGCTAAACAAATGAGTAGTTTTGTCGGTGCAATTTTAGGATTATTCGCATTTTTATTAACGATTGTTCAAGTTGATATTCAAAACGGACAAGCCCAATTGCTGCAAAATAATGCTGAAGAGTCAATTATCTATAACGGCGTAGCGCTTGATAGCTGGGTTACACGTTTTAGTGGTGTGGGTATTTTTATTGGGATTTTAACAGCCATTTTAGCGGTACAGATTTATCGCTTATGTATAGTAAAAAATATTACCATTCGTATGCCTGAAGGCGTACCTGACGGAGTTAGTAAAGCATTTGCTTCTTTAATACCAGCCATTTTCATCGCATTTACTATGGTCATCATTAATGGGATTTTAGCTTTTTTCCATACCGATTTACATGCGATTTTAACCCAGCCTTTTGAGTTCGTAAAAGGATTGACAGGTTCTTGGCTAGGAATTGTTGTCATTATGTTACTGATTCACTTACTATGGGTGGTAGGAGTGCATGGTACTGCTATTATCAAAAACAGCTTTATTAATCCTATTTTGCTGGTAGCTCTAACCGAAAATATTAACGGGGCTAACAATATTTTCGCCGGCGACTTTGTCAATATGTATATTTTTCTAGGCGGCGCTGGCAGCACATTAGGTCTGGTTTTGCTGATGGTTTTTAATGCCAAATCGGATCAATTAAAAGTACTAGGAAAAGCAGCGATTTTACCAGGTCTGTTTAATATCAATGAACCAGTTATTTTTGGCGCTCCCATTGTTTATAATCCTTATTTGATGATCCCGTTTATATTAACACCTATTATTAATGTAACTATTTCATATTTTGCTGCTTCAGTAGGTTTGGTCAATAAAATCATCTCCGGTATACCTTGGATTTCTCCTGTTGGAATGGGCGCCTTTTTGGGGACCGGAGGCGATTTTCGTGGTGTTCTAATTGCCTTTATTAATTTGGCCGTTTCTATTCTCATTTATTATCCATTCTTTAAAATGTATGATAATAAACTGTATGCTCAACAACAAAAATAG
- a CDS encoding glycoside hydrolase family 1 protein translates to MPHKFPNDFLWGASISAHQTEGAYKSDGKGLTVQDTRVRDNHEIADFTIASDHYHHYKEDIQLLAELGVQIFRFSISWARIFPNGRGEVNQAGLDHYQDVINECLQHNIQPIITLNHFDLPQTLEEIGGWSNRETVDAFKDYAITVFKAYGQQVKYWLTINEPNVMLLVDQKILGKQIPIDEKYQQFHHLMIAEKYAFKLCHELVENGQIGPVPNISLVYPATSKPLDNQASLYFNSVRNWAYLDFSCFGRYNAVFSDYLKQKGVTITFAPGDEALMKENFPDFIAMNFYTTVTVEKPTDKNNMTEGISDQQSEDIMDWGFYKGVTNPYLKKNQFNWTIDPDGFKTTLQTLYDRYHLPIIITENGLGAKDDLTEDGKVHDPYRIDYLKQHIEQCLEAIEAGVDLFGYSPWSAIDLISVHEGISKRYGFIYVDRTEKELKQLARYKKDSFYWYQKLIQTNEIPPERR, encoded by the coding sequence ATGCCACATAAATTTCCCAATGATTTTTTATGGGGAGCGTCAATCAGCGCTCACCAAACAGAAGGCGCTTATAAAAGTGATGGTAAAGGATTAACCGTCCAAGATACTAGAGTACGCGATAACCACGAAATCGCTGATTTTACGATAGCAAGTGACCATTATCATCACTATAAAGAAGATATCCAATTACTAGCAGAATTAGGCGTTCAAATTTTTCGTTTCTCGATTTCTTGGGCGCGCATTTTCCCTAATGGCCGAGGAGAAGTCAATCAAGCAGGATTAGATCATTATCAAGACGTCATTAACGAATGCTTGCAACACAACATTCAACCAATTATCACGCTTAATCACTTTGACTTACCACAAACTCTGGAAGAGATCGGCGGCTGGTCTAACCGAGAAACTGTTGACGCTTTTAAAGACTATGCCATAACAGTCTTTAAAGCCTATGGACAGCAAGTGAAATATTGGTTAACGATTAATGAACCTAACGTGATGTTATTAGTCGATCAAAAAATCCTAGGAAAACAAATTCCCATAGACGAAAAATATCAGCAATTTCATCATTTGATGATTGCCGAAAAATATGCTTTTAAACTCTGTCACGAACTGGTAGAAAATGGTCAAATTGGTCCAGTACCGAATATTTCCCTTGTTTATCCAGCCACCAGTAAACCACTAGATAATCAAGCATCTTTATATTTCAATAGCGTCAGAAACTGGGCATATCTCGATTTTTCCTGTTTTGGTCGTTACAATGCAGTCTTTAGCGATTATTTAAAACAAAAAGGCGTCACGATCACTTTTGCTCCAGGCGATGAGGCTCTAATGAAAGAGAACTTTCCTGACTTTATTGCCATGAATTTTTATACGACTGTAACTGTAGAAAAACCTACTGATAAAAATAACATGACTGAAGGAATTAGTGATCAACAAAGTGAAGACATCATGGATTGGGGTTTTTATAAAGGAGTCACTAATCCTTATCTAAAGAAAAACCAATTTAATTGGACGATTGATCCAGATGGCTTTAAAACCACTTTACAAACGCTCTATGATCGCTATCACCTGCCTATCATTATCACTGAAAATGGCTTAGGGGCCAAAGATGATTTAACGGAAGATGGGAAGGTTCACGATCCTTATCGCATTGATTATCTAAAACAGCACATTGAACAGTGCTTAGAAGCTATCGAAGCAGGCGTTGATTTATTTGGCTACAGTCCATGGTCAGCGATCGACTTGATTAGCGTCCATGAAGGCATTAGTAAACGCTATGGTTTTATTTACGTGGATCGGACAGAAAAAGAGCTAAAACAACTTGCGCGTTATAAAAAAGACAGCTTTTATTGGTATCAAAAATTAATTCAAACCAATGAGATTCCACCGGAAAGAAGATGA
- the dnaX gene encoding DNA polymerase III subunit gamma/tau: MVYQALYRVWRSQRFDDVIGQQAITQTLKNAIIQNQISHAYLFTGPRGTGKTSAAKILAKAVNCPYSKDGEPCNECEICRSITEGNQEDVIEIDAASNNGVEEIRLIRERANYAPTQAKYKVYIIDEVHMLSTGAFNALLKTLEEPKKNVIFILATTEPHKIPATIISRTQRFDFKRIDTKDIVEHLAYILDKNEFKFEEEALNVIAQAAEGGMRDGLSILDQAISFSNGTITLQDALEVTGSLTYDMMDRFISACEQKNTAECLQLLDEMLTSGKEARRLLENLLVYCRDLLIYQKAPQLLAEKAQHFTETFKQSAEKISAQQIYDWINILNRAQNEIRFTTSPRIYLEVAAVKLASETTGENPPADSSSSADSQEVAQLKEQVAAMQKEMDQLKKQTIQPQATAQPQQNKEKKPASTHYRLPKKRVFKVLKEATKKELTSVKEVWEDLLDSLSVTQKAMLRASQPKAASPNGLVIAFDYEIICKKAANDQDFVLAVQNNISRMIPDYAPDLVYITNESWPLLRQEFLSGQEEPVEESEFAETEEETETKETDENKEGLVVSKAQDLFGELATIKED, translated from the coding sequence ATGGTTTATCAAGCACTTTACCGCGTGTGGCGTTCACAACGATTTGATGACGTGATTGGTCAGCAAGCGATTACTCAAACTTTAAAAAATGCGATCATACAAAATCAAATTTCTCATGCTTATTTGTTTACTGGGCCACGGGGTACAGGGAAAACCAGTGCCGCAAAAATTCTTGCTAAAGCAGTGAATTGTCCTTATAGTAAAGATGGGGAGCCTTGTAATGAATGTGAAATTTGCCGTTCGATTACTGAAGGAAATCAAGAAGACGTGATCGAAATTGACGCGGCTAGTAATAACGGCGTTGAAGAAATTCGCCTGATTCGCGAACGAGCTAATTATGCTCCCACCCAAGCTAAGTATAAAGTTTACATTATTGATGAAGTTCATATGTTGTCTACTGGAGCTTTTAATGCATTGTTAAAAACATTAGAAGAACCCAAGAAAAATGTGATTTTTATCTTAGCCACCACTGAACCACATAAAATTCCTGCAACGATTATTTCCAGGACACAACGATTTGACTTTAAACGTATCGATACTAAGGATATTGTTGAACATTTAGCTTACATTCTAGACAAAAATGAGTTCAAGTTTGAGGAGGAAGCATTAAATGTCATTGCACAAGCTGCTGAAGGCGGAATGCGTGACGGGTTGAGTATCTTAGACCAGGCGATTTCTTTTAGTAATGGTACGATCACATTGCAAGATGCTTTAGAAGTTACAGGTAGTTTGACCTATGATATGATGGATCGTTTTATTTCAGCTTGTGAGCAAAAAAATACAGCGGAATGTTTGCAGTTATTAGATGAAATGCTAACTTCTGGTAAAGAAGCCAGACGCTTGCTAGAAAACTTGTTAGTCTATTGTAGGGACTTATTGATTTATCAAAAAGCGCCTCAATTATTAGCAGAAAAAGCACAGCACTTTACCGAAACATTCAAACAATCTGCAGAAAAAATTTCGGCCCAACAAATTTACGATTGGATTAATATTTTAAATAGGGCACAAAATGAAATACGTTTTACAACAAGTCCTAGAATTTACTTGGAAGTGGCGGCTGTCAAATTAGCCAGTGAAACAACTGGAGAAAATCCTCCTGCTGATAGTTCTTCCTCTGCTGATAGTCAGGAAGTGGCACAGTTAAAAGAACAAGTTGCTGCGATGCAAAAGGAAATGGATCAGCTAAAAAAACAAACAATACAACCGCAAGCGACAGCACAACCACAGCAAAACAAAGAAAAGAAACCTGCATCTACGCATTATCGTTTGCCTAAAAAACGTGTGTTTAAAGTTCTAAAAGAAGCAACTAAAAAAGAATTGACAAGTGTCAAAGAAGTTTGGGAGGATCTTTTAGATAGCTTAAGTGTGACGCAAAAAGCAATGTTAAGAGCAAGTCAACCTAAGGCTGCTAGTCCCAATGGTTTAGTAATTGCTTTTGATTACGAAATTATCTGTAAAAAAGCAGCAAATGATCAAGATTTTGTTTTAGCTGTACAAAACAACATCAGTCGTATGATTCCTGACTATGCGCCAGACTTGGTCTATATTACAAATGAAAGTTGGCCGCTATTACGGCAAGAGTTTCTATCAGGTCAAGAAGAGCCTGTAGAAGAAAGTGAATTTGCTGAAACAGAAGAAGAAACTGAAACGAAAGAGACCGACGAGAATAAAGAAGGCTTAGTCGTTTCAAAAGCCCAAGATTTATTCGGTGAATTAGCAACAATTAAAGAAGACTAA
- a CDS encoding YbaB/EbfC family nucleoid-associated protein produces the protein MKGMGNMQGMMKQVQKMQKDMEKEQEELNKKEFVGKAANDYVKVTATGDRTIKDVQINEDVIDPEDPEMLQDLVVAAVNDCLGNIEKETKQTMGKYTQNLPGM, from the coding sequence ATGAAGGGTATGGGCAACATGCAAGGCATGATGAAGCAAGTACAAAAAATGCAAAAAGATATGGAAAAAGAGCAAGAGGAATTAAATAAAAAAGAATTTGTCGGAAAAGCGGCAAACGATTATGTAAAAGTAACGGCGACTGGAGATCGTACAATTAAGGATGTGCAGATCAATGAAGATGTGATTGATCCAGAAGATCCTGAAATGTTACAAGACCTAGTTGTAGCAGCTGTTAACGATTGCTTAGGAAATATTGAAAAAGAAACAAAACAAACGATGGGTAAATATACTCAAAATCTGCCAGGAATGTAA
- the recR gene encoding recombination mediator RecR, whose amino-acid sequence MQYPEPIARLIASYMNLPGIGQKTATRLAFYTIDMKDEAVNDFAKSLLSVKRDLTYCSVCGNITEDDPCEICADTTRDHSIILVVEEPKDVMALEKMKEYQGLYHVLHGVLSPMEGTGPEDINIPSLIKRLENEEVKEVVIATNASTEGEATAMYLSRLIKPAGIKVTRLAHGLSVGSDIEYADEVTLSKAVEGRTEI is encoded by the coding sequence GTGCAGTATCCAGAACCAATTGCTCGTTTGATTGCAAGTTATATGAATTTGCCGGGAATCGGCCAAAAAACAGCGACACGATTAGCTTTTTATACGATCGATATGAAAGATGAAGCGGTCAATGATTTTGCTAAATCTTTGCTGAGCGTTAAACGGGATTTGACATATTGCAGTGTTTGCGGAAATATTACCGAAGACGATCCTTGTGAGATATGTGCAGATACGACACGAGATCATTCAATTATTCTTGTTGTTGAAGAACCCAAAGACGTGATGGCTTTAGAAAAAATGAAAGAATATCAAGGGCTGTATCATGTTTTACATGGAGTCCTTTCACCTATGGAAGGAACTGGACCTGAAGATATCAATATTCCCAGTTTGATCAAACGTTTAGAAAACGAAGAAGTTAAAGAAGTGGTTATTGCAACCAATGCTTCTACCGAAGGCGAAGCTACTGCAATGTACCTTTCCCGTCTGATTAAACCAGCTGGCATTAAAGTAACACGACTGGCCCATGGATTATCTGTCGGAAGCGACATCGAGTACGCTGATGAGGTGACTTTATCCAAGGCAGTAGAAGGCAGAACAGAAATATGA